In Trifolium pratense cultivar HEN17-A07 linkage group LG7, ARS_RC_1.1, whole genome shotgun sequence, a genomic segment contains:
- the LOC123897256 gene encoding transcription factor LHW-like, translated as MGFLLKEVLKTLCGSNQWSYAVFWKIGCNNSKLLIWEECYYEPLSCPSPHGIVGMPNLPNPNGEGCWFSSESQSSHLGIQEEDRVSSLISKMTVNNLVIVAGEGIIGRVAFTNSHEWILLNNFAKSAYPPEVYAEMHQQFSAGMQTVAVIPVLPHGVIQLGSFYPIMENMGFVHEVKSLILQLGCIPNALLSEDYSAKLSHERLDGRATSGVPGTSVITSNSTPSVVNGSNQQSYSFHASKPIVQRHDRVVEAKVIPSNFNSNLQKHSVSYNGRSEFNNLAGSEPFGLSGPSDYNLKYMEQQILSAVGNQDNVNPCINVSSSLNISQLKTDGSHNVGGGSTSFLRGIPVHGGMNSLLRTNLITSSESLNDSSNLTGRSGVVHMPLECSDQKILPEVSNFASRGQKIDYDMLQASNITFFNPAEHVPINSHIPGFDHDCFQKDGGTNQSVMTTNPKHEETCAQQSPSGGDDLFDILGVDFKNKLLKGHWNELFADESDANAENMVKKEISTNKEGTDSGYYSVNESMLDSGIFSGMSTDNLLDAVVSKAQRPLIHNSDDMSCKTTLTGNSSITSIPSRVCKQVMSGNFKEGLFGFSKNGGKTGALETSSLRSGCSKDDTGNLSQTTTICGSQLSSWLENGGNVKRENSVSTGCSKRPDEACKPNRKRLKPGENPRPRPKDRQMIQDRVKELREIVPNGAKCSIDALLERTIKHMGFLQSVTKHADKLKQTGDSKIVSNEGGLLLKDNFVGGATWAYEVGSQSMVCPIIVEDLNPPRQMLVEMLCEERGFFLEIADLIRGLGLTILKGVMEARNDKIWARFVVEANRDVTRMEIFMSLVRLLEQTMKGNASSSNAIDDMIGYNTLPQKA; from the exons ATGGGTTTTTTGTTGAAAGAAGTTTTGAAGACTTTGTGTGGTAGTAATCAATGGTCTTATGCTGTGTTTTGGAAGATTGGTTGCAACAATTCTAA GCTATTAATATGGGAAGAATGCTATTATGAACCCTTGTCATGTCCTTCCCCTCACGGCATTGTTGGGATGCCAAATTTGCCTAATCCTAACGGGGAAGGGTGCTGGTTTTCTTCTGAGTCTCAATCGTCTCATCTAGGAATACAAGAGGAGGATAGAGTCTCTTCTTTGATTAGCAAAATGACGGTCAATAATCTAGTCATTGTTGCAGGTGAAGG TATAATTGGACGTGTTGCATTTACCAACAGTCATGAATGGATTCTCTTGAACAATTTTGCTAAAAGTGCATATCCACCTGAG GTATATGCTGAAATGCATCAGCAATTTTCAGCTGGAATGCAG ACAGTAGCAGTAATTCCTGTGCTTCCGCACGGGGTTATTCAACTTGGTTCTTTCTATCCG ATAATGGAGAATATGGGATTTGTGCATGAAGTAAAGAGCCTGATCTTGCAACTAGGGTGTATTCCTAATGCCCTTCTATCCGAGGACTATTCAGCTAAACTTTCACATGAAAGACTTGATGGACGTGCTACTTCCGGTGTGCCTGGTACATCAGTCATTACCTCAAATTCCACTCCTTCAGTGGTTAATGGCTCCAATCAGCAAAGTTATTCATTTCATGCTTCAAAGCCTATTGTTCAAAGACATGATAGAGTTGTGGAAGCTAAAGTAATACCCTCAAATTTCAATTCAAATCTGCAAAAGCATTCTGTTTCATATAACGGAAGATCTGAATTCAATAACTTAGCTGGTTCTGAGCCGTTTGGTCTATCAGGTCCAAGTGATTATAACCTAAAATATATGGAACAACAAATCTTATCAGCAGTTGGGAATCAAGATAATGTTAATCCTTGTATTAATGTGTCAAGTTCCCTAAACATTTCTCAACTAAAAACGGACGGAAGCCATAACGTTGGCGGTGGCAGTACTTCATTTCTTAGAGGAATCCCAGTACACGGTGGGATGAATAGTCTATTGAGGACAAATCTGATTACTAGTTCAGAATCACTGAATGATAGTTCAAATTTGACTGGTCGATCAGGTGTCGTTCACATGCCTCTAGAATGTTCTGATCAGAAGATTCTTCCCGAAGTTTCAAACTTTGCTTCAAGAGGTCAAAAGATAGACTATGACATGCTTCAGGCCTCTAACATCACCTTTTTTAATCCGGCGGAACATGTGCCTATTAATAGTCATATCCCTGGTTTTGATCATGATTGCTTTCAGAAAGATGGTGGTACTAATCAATCTGTGATGACAACGAATCCTAAACACGAGGAAACTTGTGCTCAACAATCTCCATCGGGCGGTGACGACCTGTTTGATATTTTAGGTGTTGATTTTAAAAACAAACTTCTCAAAGGACACTGGAATGAACTGTTTGCTGATGAATCAGATGCCAATGCTGAAAATATGGTTAAAAAGGAAATATCTACGAACAAAGAGGGTACAGATTCTGGTTATTATTCAGTTAACGAATCAATGTTGGACAGTGGCATTTTTTCTGGCATGTCAACAGACAACCTCTTAGATGCTGTGGTCTCAAAGGCCCAACGTCCTTTGATACATAATTCGGATGACATGTCTTGCAAGACAACCTTGACCGGGAATAGTAGTATCACCTCTATTCCCTCTCGTGTTTGCAAGCAGGTTATGTCCGGTAATTTCAAAGAGGGTTTGTTTGGTTTTTCGAAGAATGGAGGTAAAACGGGAGCCTTAGAAACTAGTTCTCTAAGGTCTGGTTGTAGCAAGGATGATACTGGAAACCTCTCTCAAACAACTACTATATGTGGTTCCCAACTTAGTTCATGGTTGGAGAATGGTGGCAATGTGAAGCGTGAAAATAGTGTTTCAACTGGATGCTCTAAGCGCCCGGACGAAGCTTGCAAACCTAATCGGAAAAGGCTTAAACCAGGTGAGAATCCCAGGCCTAGACCTAAAGATCGTCAAATGATTCAAGATCGCGTCAAAGAGTTACGAGAGATTGTTCCAAATGGAGCGAAG TGTAGCATAGATGCACTGCTGGAACGGACCATTAAGCATATGGGTTTCTTGCAAAGTGTGACAAAGCACGCCGACAAGCTGAAACAGACCGGGGATTCTAAG ATCGTTAGTAACGAAGGTGGGCTGCTTTTGAAAGACAACTTTGTGGGAGGGGCTACATGGGCATATGAGGTTGGCTCCCAATCAATGGTTTGTCCGATTATAGTCGAAGATTTGAATCCGCCTCGTCAGATGCTAGTAGAG ATGCTTTGTGAGGAACGCGGTTTCTTTCTAGAAATAGCTGACTTAATCAGAGGATTGGGCTTAACAATCTTAAAGGGGGTAATGGAAGCCCGCAACGACAAAATTTGGGCACGTTTCGTTGTTGAG GCAAACAGGGACGTAACGAGAATGGAAATATTTATGTCACTCGTTCGTCTTCTAGAGCAAACAATGAAGGGTAACGCGTCTTCTTCGAATGCAATTGATGACATGATAGGTTACAACACTTTACCACAGAAGGCCTAA
- the LOC123898849 gene encoding aluminum-activated malate transporter 2-like: protein MESILLGIIIFLATAGVTYIRFLPKMKARYDYGLLVFILTYCLVCVSSFREHEIIDTAQDRVTTILVGGLISVLVNILLCPVWAGCDLQNLVSNNIEKLSKFLEGFGDEYFGTLEAGESNKSLMQGYKSVLNSKQVEDNLMNFARWEPCHGRFGYRHPWQQYQKIGNLSRQCAYRIDALDGFLVNFTKTPKEIRSKIQEPCIQISIETGKALKQLAISIHKMIPPTSAKTHITTSKIYATNLKSMIKTKLWEDTNLFEVVPVVTVASLLLDVVCSIEKLVESVQELSTLAKFKNKESNVAPEDQKEVPQPCCNSSGPQHVITIVPEDIVQ, encoded by the exons ATGGAATCCATACTTCTTGGAATCATAATATTTCTAGCAA CTGCAGGGGTGACATATATTAGATTTTTACCTAAAATGAAAGCTAGATATGATTATGGTTTGCTAGTGTTTATCTTGACATATTGTTTGGTATGTGTATCAAGCTTTAGAGAGCATGAGATAATTGACACTGCACAAGATAGGGTAACAACAATTCTAGTTGGTGGATTAATTTCTGTGTTGGTTAACATTTTATTGTGCCCTGTTTGGGCTGGTTGTGATCTTCAAAATCTAGTATCAAATAACATTGAAAAACTAAGCAaatttttagaag GTTTTGGTGATGAATATTTTGGAACATTAGAGGCTGGAGAATCAAATAAATCACTTATGCAAGGATATAAGAGTGTTCTTAATTCAAAACAAGTTGAAGATAACTTG ATGAATTTTGCGAGGTGGGAGCCTTGCCATGGACGTTTTGGATATCGTCATCCATGGCAACAATATCAAAAGATTGGAAACCTATCAAGGCAATGCGCATATCGGATTGATGCCCTTGATGGCTTCCTTGTCAATTTTACTAAG ACACCAAAGGAAATCAGAAGCAAAATACAAGAACCATGCATTCAAATAAGCATAGAAACAGGAAAGGCTTTAAAGCAATTAGCAATATCAATCCACAAAATGATTCCACCAACTTCAGCAAAAACTCACATTACAACATCTAAGATTTATGCCACAAACCTTAAATCCatgattaaaacaaaattatgggAAGACACAAATTTGTTTGAGGTTGTTCCTGTTGTAACGGTAGCTTCATTATTGCTTGATGTGGTTTGTTCCATTGAAAAACTTGTAGAGTCCGTACAAGAATTATCCACCTTAGCAAAATTTAAGAACAAAGAAAGTAACGTTGCTCCCGAGGATCAAAAAGAAGTTCCACAACCATGTTGTAATAGTAGTGGACCTCAACATGTTATTACGATAGTTCCAGAAGATATAGTTCAGTGA